The following proteins are co-located in the Equus caballus isolate H_3958 breed thoroughbred chromosome 15, TB-T2T, whole genome shotgun sequence genome:
- the TCF23 gene encoding transcription factor 23, which produces MPGMGQSLAKAKPRLLAGTDRKRSRLSRTRQDLWEETSWSNERWSRAAPSPRGARARSLAHGRTEASPENAARERSRVRTLRQAFLALQAALPAVPPNTKLSKLDVLVLATSYIAHLTRTLGHELPGPAWSPFLRGLRYLHPLKKWPMRSRLYAGGLGCSGLDSTTATTSGQRTKEAEVGAHVSGEAAALLPTRPLSPALGDK; this is translated from the exons ATGCCAGGAATGGGGCAGAGCCTGGCTAAGGCCAAGCCACGGTTGCTAGCAGGCACTGACAGGAAGAGGAGCCGCCTGAGCAGGACAAGGCAGGACCTGTGGGAAGAGACCAGCTGGAGCAATGAAAGGTGGAGCAGAGCTGCCCCTAGCCCGAGAGGGGCCAGGGCCAGAAGCCTGGCTCATGGCAGG ACTGAGGCCAGTCCTGAGAACGCTGCGCGGGAGCGGAGCCGGGTGAGAACACTGCGCCAGGCCTTCCTGGCCCTGCAGGCTGCTCTGCCTGCTGTGCCGCCCAACACCAAGCTTTCCAAGTTGGACGTGCTGGTGCTGGCCACCAGCTACATAGCCCACCTCACCCGCACGCTTGGCCACGAGTTACCTGGCCCCGCCTGGTCACCCTTCCTGCGCGGACTCCGCTACTTGCACCCTCTCAAG AAGTGGCCGATGCGATCTCGTCTCTATGCTGGAGGCCTGGGGTGCTCTGGCCTCGACTCCACCACAGCCACCACCTCAGGCCAAAGAACAAAGGAGGCAGAGGTTGGGGCCCACGTCTCTGGAGAGGCAGCTGCTCTCCTTCCCACCAGGCCACTCTCACCAGCTCTTGGTGACAAATGA